ACGTCCAGGCGGCGATCGACGCGCCGCGCTGGCTGTACGGGCGCACCTGGGGGGAGCCCACCGCCACGCTGTCGCTGGAGTCCCGCGTGCCGTCGCACATCATCGCCGACCTGGGGCGGCGCCGGCACGACGTGCAGGTGGTCGGCGCGTGGGATGACCGGATGGGTCACGCCCAGGCGATCTGGATCGACCCGCGGACGGGGATCCGCTGCGGGGGCGCCGATCCGCGCGGGGACGGACTCGCCGCCGGGTACTGAGGATCGAGTGCGGCGGGAGGCGCTCGGGGGGCGGGCTCGGCGCAGCGCGGTCGTCGGCATGTTCGCCGCGACCGCGTTCATCCTGATGGCGGTGGTGCAGGTGCCGCTGCTGCCGAGCGCGCCGTACCTCACCTACGATCCGAGCGACGCAGTGGCGCTCCTCGCGGGGATAGGCTACGGACCCGCGGTGGGGGTCCTCGTCGTGCTGATCAAAGACTTCTTGTTCCTGTTGTTCCGAACGAGGGGGCCGTTCGGCCCCGCGGCGGACTTGATCGCCGCCGGCACGTTTGTCGCGGTGACCGCCTGGGTCTACGGGGCGAGCAGGGGGCGGGTCGTTCCGCGGCTCGTGCTCGCCGCTCTCGCTGGCGCCGCGGCCCGCGTGCTGGTG
The sequence above is drawn from the bacterium genome and encodes:
- a CDS encoding ECF transporter S component; the encoded protein is MRREALGGRARRSAVVGMFAATAFILMAVVQVPLLPSAPYLTYDPSDAVALLAGIGYGPAVGVLVVLIKDFLFLLFRTRGPFGPAADLIAAGTFVAVTAWVYGASRGRVVPRLVLAALAGAAARVLVMIPANFVILALQFGMPPAKVARLLWPAIIPFNALKAAINAAIALSLAQPVARGAGPRADAPARR